The following coding sequences lie in one Apium graveolens cultivar Ventura chromosome 1, ASM990537v1, whole genome shotgun sequence genomic window:
- the LOC141667661 gene encoding histone-lysine N-methyltransferase ATX2-like isoform X5, whose translation MQLLNLSHGRHPDVDIRDVDDMVALAAMLDHSSNANPRPGDMIWAKVTGHPMWPAIVLDESAASNIELLNKISGEQSVLVQFFGDHDFARLSKKQVIPFLKGLYSKLHRKCKRSNFRRSLMEAMTYLGDEKLPNEMLSLQSSNKSNLESASGEEDGTRAEDIPKNLNLRSCRFEVGGLQIKNLGKILKESELLYDCNYICPEGYTAVRKFPLISV comes from the exons ATGCAGCTACTTAATTTAAGCCATGGTCGACATCCAGATGTTGATATCCGTGATGTTGATGACATGGTTGCTTTGGCTGCCATGCTAGATCACTCTTCTAACGCTAATCCTAGGCCCGGGGATATGATATGGGCAAAGGTTACTG GGCATCCTATGTGGCCTGCAATTGTTTTGGATGAATCTGCTGCAAGTAATATTGAATTATTGAACAAAATTTCTGGAGAGCAATCAGTTCTGGTTCAATTCTTTGGTGACCATGATTTTGCTAG GCTTAGCAAGAAACAAGTTATTCCATTTCTTAAAGGACTTTATTCAAAATTACACCGAAAGTGCAAGAGATCAAATTTCCGGAGAAGCTTGATGGAAGCAATGAC GTATCTTGGTGATGAAAAGCTTCCAAATGAAATGCTATCATTGCAAAGTAGTAATAAGAGTAACTTGGAAAGCGCAAGTGGAGAGGAAGATGGTACAAgagctgaagatattccaaagaaCTTAAACCTTAGAAGTTGCCGATTTGAAGTTGGGGGTTTGCAAATAAAAAACCTGG GAAAGATTCTCAAAGAATCAGAGTTATTATATGATTGTAATTATATTTGTCCAGAGGGATATACCGCAGTGAGAAAGTTTCCTCTGATATCAG TTTGA
- the LOC141667661 gene encoding histone-lysine N-methyltransferase ATX2-like isoform X4 gives MQLLNLSHGRHPDVDIRDVDDMVALAAMLDHSSNANPRPGDMIWAKVTGHPMWPAIVLDESAASNIELLNKISGEQSVLVQFFGDHDFARLSKKQVIPFLKGLYSKLHRKCKRSNFRRSLMEAMTYLGDEKLPNEMLSLQSSNKSNLESASGEEDGTRAEDIPKNLNLRSCRFEVGGLQIKNLGKILKESELLYDCNYICPEGYTAVRKFPLISDPKKGISWKFSEMVIC, from the exons ATGCAGCTACTTAATTTAAGCCATGGTCGACATCCAGATGTTGATATCCGTGATGTTGATGACATGGTTGCTTTGGCTGCCATGCTAGATCACTCTTCTAACGCTAATCCTAGGCCCGGGGATATGATATGGGCAAAGGTTACTG GGCATCCTATGTGGCCTGCAATTGTTTTGGATGAATCTGCTGCAAGTAATATTGAATTATTGAACAAAATTTCTGGAGAGCAATCAGTTCTGGTTCAATTCTTTGGTGACCATGATTTTGCTAG GCTTAGCAAGAAACAAGTTATTCCATTTCTTAAAGGACTTTATTCAAAATTACACCGAAAGTGCAAGAGATCAAATTTCCGGAGAAGCTTGATGGAAGCAATGAC GTATCTTGGTGATGAAAAGCTTCCAAATGAAATGCTATCATTGCAAAGTAGTAATAAGAGTAACTTGGAAAGCGCAAGTGGAGAGGAAGATGGTACAAgagctgaagatattccaaagaaCTTAAACCTTAGAAGTTGCCGATTTGAAGTTGGGGGTTTGCAAATAAAAAACCTGG GAAAGATTCTCAAAGAATCAGAGTTATTATATGATTGTAATTATATTTGTCCAGAGGGATATACCGCAGTGAGAAAGTTTCCTCTGATATCAG ATCCAAAAAAAGGTATCTCATGGAAGTTCTCAGAGATGGTAATATGTTGA